One genomic region from Ptychodera flava strain L36383 chromosome 14, AS_Pfla_20210202, whole genome shotgun sequence encodes:
- the LOC139150244 gene encoding sodium-coupled monocarboxylate transporter 1-like gives MSTSSNDPVPFGVADYILFSGMLAISAITAIYQGFAKGGQHSTSRYLLADRKMHFLPVAMSILVSFTSSLSLMGTPAEIFVYGAGISTQLIATLWSLPVVTFIFVPVFHDLALTSAYEYMELRFNFALRITVAMLFMFQSLFYIAACLIGPALAIEAVVDFEFWKTLLITGILGTLYTSLGGMKGVIWTDVFQFFVIVGTLLTVIIIGVSKTGGIEEVFRINDDNGRLNVFSFDLSPTTRLSFLSGVIGAAFSFSPSYLSQTAVQRYLTIRSLKHSQMSLLINVPLLYLTLGTIYLTGLVLFAYYNNDFTPLQMAINVTSPTDVPNFPLSRDSDANYEPNFKTADQILVYFVSSQLGQISGIQGLFVAALFAGALSSVSSSLNALTAVTLEDFIKPFRKWRAQRSGQIVYTNDRYDTAVSKVLTCVYGLIGIGLAFVASRLASLLVLGTAILGVPGAPTLAAYSLGMLYRRANGIGTLIGTVLGFGFGLWISLGAFVNQGSSEEVPAIYRLSFMMYSAYGFAVTLVTGIVVSEIINICFRKGYIKSVDPLLLARCVRPSECEGKGHQMTNDSSTDYGKNESEADSKEL, from the exons ATACCTTTTGGCCGACAGAAagatgcactttttacctgttGCGATGTCTATTCTAGTATCATTCACATCGTCTTTGTCTTTAATGGGTACACCAGCTGAAATATTTGTATATGGAGCCGGTATTTCTACACAACTCATAGCAACGCTTTGGTCATTACCAGTGGTGACCTTCATATTTGTTCCCGTGTTCCACGACTTGGCACTAACAAGTGCCTATGAG TACATGGAATTACGTTTTAATTTTGCCCTCCGAATCACTGTCGCCATGTTATTCATGTTCCAGTCACTCTTCTACATAGCAGCATGTCTGATCGGACCGGCATTGGCGATAGAAGCAG TCGTCGATTTTGAGTTCTGGAAAACGTTACTCATCACCGGGATTCTCGGCACTTTGTACACTTCTCTC GGCGGGATGAAAGGCGTGATATGGACCGACGTCTTCCAGTTCTTTGTTATCGTTGGAACTCTGCTCACTGTCATCATCATTGGTGTGAGTAAAACTGGTGGGATAGAAGAAGTCTTCAGAATAAATGATGACAACGGACGCCTGAATGTTTTTAG CTTTGATCTGTCGCCAACAACACGTCTATCCTTTCTGAGTGGCGTCATAGGCGCAGCTTTCAGTTTCTCTCCCAGCTACCTCAGTCAGACAGCTGTGCAGCGATACTTGACCATTCGTTCTTTAAAACATTCGCAAAT GAGTCTACTGATAAACGTGCCACTTCTGTATCTAACCCTTGGTACCATATACTTGACCGGACTTGTTCTCTTTGCCTATTATAATA ATGATTTCACGCCCCTTCAGATGGCAATAAACGTCACATCGCCAACAG ATGTGCCGAATTTCCCCTTAAGTAGAGATAGTGATGCCAACTATGAACCAAACTTCAAAACTGCCGACCAG ATTTTGGTATATTTTGTGAGTTCACAACTTGGACAGATATCTGGAATACAGGGTCTCTTTGTGGCTGCCCTATTCGCTGGAGCCCTGAG TTCAGTGTCTTCTTCCTTAAACGCGCTGACTGCTGTCACTCTAGAAGACTTCATCAAACCGTTTCGTAAGTGGAGGGCACAAAGGTCAGGGCAGATTGTCTACACTAACGACAGATATGACACGGCAGTTTCAAAGGTTTTAA CGTGTGTTTATGGATTAATCGGGATTGGTTTGGCGTTTGTTGCATCTCGTCTTGCCAGCCTATTGGTCCTTGGAACAGCAATTTTGGGAGTCCCGGGCGCTCCGACCTTAGCAGCGTATAGCCTCGGAATGCTCTACAGAAGGGCTAACGGAAT AGGAACACTCATTGGAACTGTGCTTGGGTTCGGCTTTGGACTGTGGATTTCTCTGGGCGCATTTGTCAACCAAGGATCCTCGGAAGAAGTGCCTGCAATATACAGG CTGTCTTTCATGATGTATTCTGCATACGGCTTTGCCGTAACCTTAGTAACAGGTATTGTAGTCAGTGAAATCATTAATATATGTTTTCGCAAAGGTTATATCAAGTCCGTTGACCCATTGCTGCTGGCAAGATGCGTACG ACCGTCTGAATGTGAGGGCAAAGGCCACCAAATGACCAACGACAGTTCTACTGATTATGGAAAGAATGAAAGCGAGGCTGATTCTAAAGAACTGTGA